One window from the genome of Anguilla rostrata isolate EN2019 chromosome 5, ASM1855537v3, whole genome shotgun sequence encodes:
- the LOC135255423 gene encoding RNA-binding protein MEX3B-like — protein sequence MPSSLFADMERNGSNQGDALDDQRALQIALDQLSLLGLDNDDNSIYDNEPRKKSVNMTECVPVPSSEHVAEIVGRQGCKIKALRAKTNTYIKTPVRGEEPVFVVTGRREDVAMARREIISAAEHFSMIRASRNKNTSLNGSGTVPGPPNLPGQTTIQVRVPYRVVGLVVGPKGATIKRIQQQTHTYIVTPSRDKEPVFEVTGMPENVDRAREEIEAHIAMRTGGLIELTDENDFHANGTDVGFDLHGHASLWSKPTSSATPTSGRKPFSNYRNDSSSSLGSASTDSYFGNNSSSRLADYSPPSPALSYTTSNNGNNNNNNVNVNSNGNGFVYGSDVISPDCTDLTFESSPGFEATPTPPGLVWSQYDRGVTPSGGTTSTIFPANASVNANGMIANQRRANGVGCASQPRLSPPLHHVVGASEHPLARRVRSDPGGGSLTFPGYSANGLSNGIASLSGPHLPGVPSDSSASSSSSSSSSSSSGTSRKGSRDCSVCFESEVIAALVPCGHNLFCMECANRICEKTEPKCPVCHAAVTQAIRIFS from the exons ATGCCTAGTTCGCTATTTGCCGACATGGAGAGGAATGGGAGCAACCAGGGGGACGCCCTGGACGACCAAAGAGCCCTTCAGATAGCACTGGACCAGCTTTCTTTGCTGGGCTTGGACAACGATGACAATTCGATCTACGACAACGAGCCGAGAAAAAAGAGTGTGAACATGACGGAGTGTGTCCCAGTTCCCAGCTCAGAGCATGTTGCTGAAATCGTTGGAAGACAAG GTTGCAAAATTAAAGCCTTGCGAGCAAAGACCAACACCTATATCAAGACTCCAGTGCGTGGGGAGGAACCAGTCTTTGTTGTGACAGGCAGAAGAGAGGATGTAGCCATGGCTAGGAGGGAAATCATCTCAGCCGCTGAGCATTTCTCTATGATCCGAGCATCGAGGAACAAAAACACCAGTCTGAATGGGAGTGGCACAGTTCCAGGACCACCAAATCTCCCAGGACAGACAACCATTCAGGTGCGGGTCCCCTACAGAGTGGTGGGCTTGGTGGTCGGACCGAAGGGAGCGACTATTAAGCGAATCCAGCAGCAAACGCACACCTACATTGTCACGCCCAGCCGGGACAAAGAGCCGGTGTTTGAGGTCACGGGCATGCCTGAGAACGTAGACCGTGCCAGGGAGGAGATAGAAGCACACATTGCCATGCGCACCGGGGGGCTCATCGAGCTGACCGACGAGAACGACTTCCACGCCAACGGCACAGACGTCGGCTTCGACCTGCACGGCCACGCCAGCCTGTGGAGCAAGCCTACCTCCAGCGCGACCCCCACCTCCGGGCGCAAGCCTTTCTCAAACTACCGCAACGACAGCTCCAGCTCCCTGGGCAGCGCGTCCACCGACTCTTACtttggcaacaacagcagctccAGGCTGGCTGACTACAgtccccccagccctgccctgaGCTACACAACTTCCAACaacggcaacaacaacaacaacaatgtcaACGTGAACAGCAACGGCAACGGATTTGTCTACGGGAGTGATGTAATTTCCCCCGATTGCACTGACTTGACTTTCGAGTCCTCGCCGGGTTTCGAGGCCACGCCTACCCCTCCCGGCCTGGTCTGGTCACAGTATGACCGCGGTGTCACCCCATCCGGCGGCACAACCTCCACCATCTTTCCTGCCAATGCCTCTGTCAATGCCAACGGGATGATTGCGAACCAGCGACGGGCTAACGGTGTGGGCTGTGCCTCTCAGCCCAGGCTGTCCCCGCCCCTGCATCATGTGGTCGGGGCCTCTGAGCACCCGCTGGCCCGTCGAGTGCGTAGCGACCCCGGGGGCGGCTCCCTTACCTTCCCCGGCTACTCCGCTAACGGGCTGTCCAACGGCATTGCCTCCCTTTCCGGGCCTCACCTCCCCGGAGTGCCCTCCGactcctccgcctcctcgtcctccagctcctcgtcGAGCTCCTCATCGGGGACCAGCAGGAAGGGCAGCCGGGACTGCTCGGTGTGCTTTGAGAGCGAGGTCATCGCTGCCCTGGTCCCCTGTGGACACAACCTGTTCTGCATGGAGTGCGCCAATCGCATCTGTGAGAAAACCGAGCCCAAGTGCCCGGTCTGTCACGCTGCAGTTACTCAGGCTATAcgtatattttcataa